A region of Allocoleopsis franciscana PCC 7113 DNA encodes the following proteins:
- a CDS encoding DUF7734 family protein: MINSIGRRLEQYTIKRPQEVVIVTAEIDGEEDQIAIFKGFSSSLMRPTAFDPDIPVLPPEAHIISIDRVASPYNPDAPRYLQQGLTWNTMQLLLSEAGV, encoded by the coding sequence ATGATTAATTCCATTGGGCGGCGTCTAGAGCAATACACGATTAAGCGTCCCCAGGAAGTTGTGATAGTCACGGCTGAAATAGATGGCGAAGAAGACCAGATTGCCATTTTCAAAGGCTTTTCCAGTTCTTTGATGCGCCCAACCGCTTTTGACCCCGATATCCCAGTGCTACCTCCAGAAGCACACATTATCTCGATTGACCGAGTTGCTAGTCCTTACAACCCTGATGCGCCTCGTTATCTTCAGCAAGGTCTGACTTGGAATACCATGCAATTGTTACTCTCAGAAGCTGGGGTGTGA
- a CDS encoding cupin domain-containing protein, translated as MNERIFALEAYACFSDEKAVVTEVVITQNSSIAVWAVRPGQEVEAHCHPDGQDTWFMLRGTLTYYLGNSQRQTLSAGQFAIADQNQVHGAVNEGTEDSVFVSIYSAPKIGYAKASA; from the coding sequence ATGAATGAAAGAATTTTTGCTCTTGAAGCCTACGCCTGTTTCTCTGATGAAAAGGCAGTCGTCACTGAAGTTGTGATTACCCAAAACTCTAGTATTGCCGTTTGGGCAGTGCGTCCGGGACAAGAGGTTGAAGCTCATTGCCATCCCGATGGGCAAGATACATGGTTTATGCTGCGAGGTACTCTCACTTATTACTTAGGCAACAGTCAGCGCCAAACCTTGAGTGCGGGTCAATTTGCGATCGCAGACCAAAATCAAGTTCACGGTGCGGTTAATGAAGGGACAGAAGACTCTGTCTTTGTTTCTATTTACTCTGCACCTAAGATTGGTTATGCCAAAGCTTCAGCTTAA
- a CDS encoding hemerythrin domain-containing protein produces MPVTLDDTKRLAIAQKLADMKAIQNLIISNEQKLIEACTDQEIRKRLQDFIQDDQKNIGVLDTVMVQYGVKGEPKETTQMMIEQVQKLMEGSELTMYEKVAQHELLKHKQTMAGLLIHKCAQVVGADVMAAIGPLNAVNFDNRAHQEQLKGILEILGTRELTGQEPDQSLWGRVQDAVAALSGVVGSAVTRSDDEMDIRALIRMDHTKVNTLFMEVQGTNDPQKLQEYFGQIYKDLSVHAAAEEQVVYPAIRSYYQDTQELYSEQAEMKQMLEHIKSLNPSDIDNFKANIEQLMRAVQSHVQQEENEMFPKLRDNFSHEQQKQMATEFKSVKSQLQDQMAASKK; encoded by the coding sequence ATGCCGGTAACACTTGATGATACCAAACGTCTTGCGATCGCCCAAAAACTAGCTGACATGAAAGCGATCCAGAACTTAATTATTTCCAATGAACAGAAATTAATAGAAGCCTGCACCGACCAAGAAATTCGCAAGCGTTTGCAGGATTTTATCCAAGATGATCAGAAAAACATAGGCGTTCTGGACACGGTGATGGTTCAGTATGGTGTCAAAGGAGAGCCGAAAGAAACCACTCAGATGATGATTGAGCAAGTTCAGAAACTTATGGAAGGTTCTGAGCTAACGATGTATGAAAAAGTAGCTCAGCACGAACTGCTCAAGCATAAACAAACAATGGCTGGACTCTTGATTCATAAGTGTGCCCAGGTTGTTGGCGCTGACGTTATGGCAGCGATAGGACCATTGAATGCAGTTAACTTTGATAACCGTGCTCATCAAGAGCAGCTCAAAGGAATTCTAGAAATTTTGGGCACTCGTGAATTGACTGGGCAAGAACCCGATCAAAGCCTGTGGGGTCGCGTTCAAGATGCTGTTGCCGCTTTGAGTGGTGTAGTTGGAAGCGCGGTGACTCGCAGCGATGATGAGATGGACATCCGCGCCCTCATCCGTATGGATCATACCAAGGTCAATACCCTGTTCATGGAAGTTCAGGGCACCAATGACCCTCAAAAATTACAAGAGTATTTCGGTCAAATCTACAAAGATTTAAGCGTTCATGCTGCTGCCGAAGAACAAGTTGTTTACCCAGCAATCCGCTCCTATTACCAAGACACTCAGGAACTTTATTCTGAGCAAGCTGAAATGAAGCAAATGCTGGAGCACATTAAGTCCTTAAATCCATCTGACATTGACAACTTCAAAGCTAACATTGAGCAGTTGATGAGAGCTGTTCAATCTCATGTGCAGCAAGAAGAGAACGAAATGTTCCCCAAACTGCGCGACAACTTCAGCCATGAGCAGCAGAAGCAAATGGCGACTGAGTTCAAATCCGTTAAAAGTCAGTTGCAAGACCAGATGGCAGCTTCTAAAAAGTAG
- a CDS encoding FIST signal transduction protein, producing MANPIQWANALSTCPSLEAAIAEVVDRAQKSLTATPDLGLVFISSAYASEYSRLMALLQKQLSVPVIIGCGGSGIIGMNSQGETQEIEGEPALSLSLAHLPDVQVQAFHIPGDGLPDLDSPPNTWVDLIGVPPQEEPHFILLADPFSAINDLLQGLDFAYPGSSKVGGMTSAGAMGVQSALFCNYKLYREGTVGVALSGNIVLETIVAQGCRPIGQTYQVTACERNIVLELATQDNVEKTSSEIESRRPLEVLRDLLQSLSEEDRQLAQHSLFVGVARDEFKQQLGHGDFLIRNLLGVDPRVGAIAIGDRVRPGQRIQFHLRDARTSEEDLELLLHRYQKDTSGTTEAAGALMFACLGRGKGLYGKPDFDSQLFGRYLSNIQLSGFFCNGEIGPVGGSTFLHGYTSVFGICRAKH from the coding sequence ATGGCTAATCCAATTCAGTGGGCAAACGCCTTATCTACCTGTCCATCTTTGGAAGCAGCAATCGCGGAAGTGGTAGACCGCGCCCAAAAGTCGTTGACCGCCACACCTGACTTAGGGTTGGTGTTTATCTCGTCTGCCTATGCCAGCGAGTATTCTCGACTGATGGCCTTACTCCAAAAGCAGTTGTCGGTGCCAGTGATCATTGGCTGTGGTGGTAGCGGTATTATCGGTATGAACTCCCAGGGTGAAACCCAAGAAATCGAGGGAGAACCGGCTCTGAGTCTCAGCTTGGCTCACCTGCCTGATGTTCAGGTTCAAGCTTTTCACATCCCTGGAGATGGCTTACCCGACCTAGATAGTCCCCCTAATACCTGGGTGGATTTGATTGGCGTTCCACCTCAGGAAGAACCTCACTTTATTTTGTTAGCAGACCCCTTTTCTGCCATTAATGACCTGCTGCAAGGGCTGGATTTTGCCTATCCAGGGTCAAGTAAGGTAGGAGGAATGACCAGTGCTGGCGCGATGGGCGTGCAAAGTGCCCTATTTTGTAACTATAAACTCTACCGCGAGGGCACCGTTGGAGTCGCATTGAGCGGCAATATTGTTTTAGAAACAATTGTGGCTCAAGGTTGTCGTCCGATTGGTCAAACGTATCAGGTGACGGCCTGTGAGCGGAATATTGTGTTGGAATTAGCTACACAGGATAACGTCGAGAAGACCAGCAGCGAGATTGAGTCTCGTCGCCCCTTGGAAGTTCTGCGAGATTTACTGCAAAGCCTCAGTGAGGAAGACCGGCAACTGGCACAACATTCTCTGTTTGTCGGTGTTGCCCGCGATGAATTTAAGCAACAACTGGGTCACGGAGACTTTCTGATTCGCAACTTATTGGGCGTCGATCCCAGAGTTGGGGCGATCGCAATTGGCGATCGCGTTAGACCCGGTCAGCGTATCCAGTTCCACCTCCGGGATGCCCGTACCTCCGAAGAAGACTTAGAACTGCTCCTCCATCGCTATCAAAAGGATACCTCTGGGACTACAGAGGCGGCTGGTGCTTTAATGTTTGCTTGTCTAGGTCGGGGAAAAGGACTTTACGGGAAGCCTGATTTTGATTCCCAACTGTTTGGTCGCTACCTGAGTAACATTCAACTCAGTGGCTTCTTCTGTAACGGTGAAATTGGCCCAGTGGGTGGTAGCACGTTTCTGCATGGCTACACCTCAGTTTTTGGGATTTGCCGTGCAAAACATTGA
- a CDS encoding rhomboid family intramembrane serine protease, whose amino-acid sequence MKPLEIFVYAVCFSFTLKGGITAEFKTQFRILGELIVYAWSIGVVNWVFCGGALRKLGIRPRTSLGLLGILTSPFLHSDWEHLAGNTVPFLILGWFVMLGGIQNFFMITAFIALFSGLGVWLFGAPYTNHAGASGVIFGYLGFLLVRSYFTEDALSIVLTVVVGFMYGRILWGIFPEEEGVSWEGHLFGFMAGVLVACFLDMFRVMLPASINGGL is encoded by the coding sequence ATGAAACCACTAGAAATTTTCGTTTATGCCGTGTGCTTTAGTTTCACCCTTAAAGGCGGCATTACTGCTGAGTTTAAAACTCAATTCAGAATTTTAGGTGAACTCATTGTCTACGCTTGGAGCATAGGAGTTGTCAATTGGGTCTTCTGCGGCGGAGCACTGAGAAAGCTGGGCATCCGCCCTCGCACCTCCCTCGGACTCTTAGGTATCTTGACATCGCCTTTTCTGCACAGTGATTGGGAACACTTAGCAGGAAACACTGTTCCTTTCTTAATCCTCGGTTGGTTTGTGATGTTAGGAGGGATTCAGAATTTCTTTATGATTACGGCTTTTATCGCACTGTTTAGTGGTCTTGGAGTCTGGTTATTTGGCGCACCCTATACTAATCATGCGGGTGCTTCAGGCGTAATTTTTGGTTATTTAGGTTTTCTACTAGTACGCAGCTATTTTACCGAGGATGCCCTATCAATTGTTCTCACAGTTGTTGTTGGCTTCATGTATGGCAGAATTCTCTGGGGAATTTTTCCTGAAGAAGAAGGAGTATCCTGGGAAGGCCATCTTTTTGGGTTCATGGCTGGGGTACTCGTTGCCTGCTTTCTAGATATGTTTCGGGTTATGTTACCTGCATCAATTAATGGAGGATTGTAG
- a CDS encoding DUF3177 family protein translates to MQDEFLRSLVWTDYRLAVLITVIIPLILLIWAFVQKVDSMVRLLIIYWRVASLLAITVYLFIASLPIGFVSGWFGRILIPIALWFWVDVNEDIEDQPQRPLKLALTSWRWAITAYCILGALASIPFLSCAFLPGSIKTPFCQVWLQPPLLFKQYFHNDSRPGFLGFLGVTGLIAYVLYLSYFVLIRLGKQGRSAMEQ, encoded by the coding sequence ATGCAAGACGAATTTCTTCGATCCCTAGTTTGGACAGACTACCGATTGGCAGTTTTAATTACGGTGATCATCCCGTTGATTCTGCTGATTTGGGCTTTTGTGCAGAAAGTGGATTCGATGGTACGCCTATTGATCATCTACTGGCGTGTTGCCAGTCTCTTGGCGATTACGGTTTACCTATTTATTGCCAGTTTGCCGATTGGTTTTGTTTCAGGTTGGTTCGGTCGTATCCTAATTCCCATTGCCCTCTGGTTTTGGGTGGATGTGAACGAAGATATTGAGGATCAACCGCAGCGTCCTTTAAAGTTGGCACTGACATCATGGCGATGGGCTATTACTGCATATTGTATCTTGGGCGCTTTAGCCAGTATTCCCTTTCTGAGCTGTGCCTTTTTGCCCGGATCAATCAAAACGCCTTTCTGTCAAGTTTGGTTACAGCCGCCATTGTTATTCAAACAGTATTTCCATAACGATTCCAGACCAGGCTTTCTCGGTTTTCTGGGGGTGACAGGCTTAATCGCCTACGTCCTTTACTTAAGCTATTTCGTCCTGATTCGGCTGGGCAAACAAGGGCGCTCAGCTATGGAACAATAA
- a CDS encoding PAS domain-containing sensor histidine kinase, which translates to MNAPKFPIEDNENSAKAESALNRFLTLSFDLFCITQENGYFQQINPAWENVLGWTVSDLQNIPWLELVHPNDRELTLNTENLHRQNNFVEYENRYRHKDGSYRWLSWRVSNAEDGLVYRVAKDITTAKQVEDVAIFSAQSRNDFANQPVELDLQRAVAELTEWKNRYEAAGQINGLLLYEWNSQTEEIIWGSNVEQVFGYAQEELSGSLEQWMELIHPDDIEKVIQELNRVIATKERLHVEYRMRQKDGSYIILEDNGTFYTDNAGHLNRMVGFIANITERKRAQAELQKAYQQLELLVDNSPLAILEWDKDFRLQRWSKQAEKIFGWKTAEVLNRHPKEWQFVYEEDAPTVDQILSQLMDGTLQRTVDENRNYTKDGKIVYCQWYNSALFDESGNLVSIFSLVLDISDQKQAEATLQQVMNELETRVEERTAQLQHINEQLSAEIAERQRTEAALRQSEEQFRRVFNEAPIGMGVTAKDKRFFRVNQALVEMLGYSESEFISLTCEDITHPEDWKRLLPYLKQIEQGELDRFQVEERFIKKNQEILWGNLTSMILRDESGKILYGLGMVEDITERRQAEAALRQSEEQFRRVFDEAPIGMSLAGLDNRYIRVNQAFYEMLGYTESELMALTFEAITYSEDLALEIPCMEQLISGKIDSFELEKRYQKKNQEIVWVNLTLIALRDQSGCILYTLAMIEDITARKQAQEALQQSEARYRAIIEDQTELICRYQPDGTLTFVNDAYCRYFHKQRSELIGYSFMPVIPEEDQALVTQSFSFLGVEQPIVTHEHRIILPCGENRWQQWTNRALFDDFGNILEFQAVGRDITKLKQAEAEIVQALERERELSELRSGFVSLVSHEFRTPLTTIQSSAELLERYNHKLSEEKKQNHYRRIQNAVQRMTQLLEDVLTIGKAEAGKLKFTPSPINLVAFCCDLVESLQMSAKPQHQLDFVVIGEARDAQMDEKLLSHILTNLLTNAIKYSPDGGTVKFDLVCDRTWVMFRIQDSGIGIPPQDLERLFESFGRASNVGAIPGTGLGLAIVKRCVDLHEGEITVESEVGVGTTFTVTLPLQS; encoded by the coding sequence ATGAATGCTCCTAAGTTCCCCATCGAAGATAATGAAAATTCTGCAAAGGCAGAATCGGCTTTGAATAGATTTCTGACCTTATCATTCGACTTATTCTGTATCACGCAGGAAAATGGCTATTTCCAGCAGATCAATCCAGCGTGGGAAAATGTGCTGGGATGGACGGTGTCTGATTTACAAAACATCCCTTGGCTTGAACTTGTTCATCCCAATGATAGGGAGTTGACACTGAATACCGAGAACCTGCATCGCCAAAACAACTTTGTCGAATATGAAAATCGCTATCGCCACAAAGATGGAAGTTACCGTTGGCTATCTTGGCGAGTATCCAATGCAGAAGATGGACTTGTCTATAGAGTGGCGAAGGACATTACAACGGCAAAACAAGTAGAAGATGTAGCAATTTTCAGCGCTCAAAGTCGTAACGATTTCGCAAATCAACCCGTGGAACTAGATTTGCAACGAGCCGTTGCAGAATTAACCGAATGGAAAAATCGCTATGAAGCCGCCGGTCAAATTAATGGTCTGTTGCTTTATGAATGGAATAGTCAGACAGAGGAAATTATTTGGGGTTCTAATGTTGAACAAGTTTTTGGTTATGCCCAGGAAGAACTCTCAGGCTCTTTAGAGCAGTGGATGGAGTTAATTCATCCCGATGACATAGAGAAAGTTATCCAAGAGCTTAACCGAGTTATTGCCACTAAAGAGCGACTCCATGTTGAGTATCGGATGCGTCAAAAAGACGGTAGTTACATCATTCTGGAAGACAACGGTACATTTTACACCGATAATGCGGGTCATCTTAATCGCATGGTGGGGTTTATTGCGAATATTACGGAGCGCAAACGGGCACAAGCTGAGCTACAAAAAGCCTATCAGCAATTGGAACTTTTAGTCGATAACTCGCCTTTAGCCATTCTGGAGTGGGACAAGGACTTTCGCTTGCAGCGTTGGTCGAAACAGGCAGAAAAAATATTTGGCTGGAAAACTGCTGAGGTTCTCAATCGCCATCCTAAAGAATGGCAGTTCGTCTATGAAGAAGATGCTCCAACAGTTGATCAAATCCTGAGTCAATTAATGGATGGAACTCTACAACGCACTGTAGATGAAAATCGCAACTATACCAAAGATGGAAAAATTGTTTATTGCCAATGGTACAACTCGGCACTCTTCGATGAGTCGGGCAATTTGGTGTCAATTTTCTCCCTAGTCTTGGATATTAGCGATCAAAAACAGGCAGAAGCCACTCTGCAACAGGTGATGAACGAGCTAGAAACAAGAGTTGAGGAGCGTACTGCTCAACTTCAGCACATCAATGAGCAACTGAGTGCCGAGATTGCTGAACGTCAGCGTACAGAAGCAGCGCTGCGTCAGAGCGAAGAACAATTCCGCCGGGTGTTTAACGAGGCACCGATTGGCATGGGGGTAACTGCAAAGGATAAGCGCTTTTTCAGGGTGAATCAAGCCTTAGTTGAAATGCTGGGCTATAGTGAGTCTGAATTTATCAGCCTAACCTGCGAGGATATCACCCATCCCGAAGACTGGAAGCGTTTACTTCCCTATCTCAAGCAGATAGAACAAGGAGAACTTGACCGCTTTCAAGTCGAAGAACGTTTTATCAAAAAGAATCAAGAGATTCTCTGGGGCAATTTAACCTCAATGATACTGCGCGACGAGTCGGGAAAAATCCTTTACGGCTTAGGCATGGTCGAGGACATCACAGAACGTAGACAGGCAGAAGCCGCCCTTCGTCAAAGCGAAGAACAATTCCGCCGAGTGTTTGACGAAGCCCCGATTGGAATGTCGCTGGCAGGCTTGGATAATCGCTACATCAGGGTGAATCAAGCCTTTTATGAAATGCTGGGGTACACCGAGTCTGAACTCATGGCGCTCACGTTTGAGGCTATTACTTATTCCGAAGACTTAGCGCTAGAAATTCCTTGTATGGAGCAGCTCATAAGCGGAAAAATAGATAGCTTTGAGTTAGAAAAACGTTACCAGAAAAAGAATCAAGAGATTGTCTGGGTGAATTTAACTTTGATTGCTTTGCGCGATCAATCGGGGTGTATCCTCTATACATTAGCCATGATCGAGGACATCACAGCACGCAAGCAAGCCCAGGAAGCTTTGCAACAGAGTGAGGCTCGCTACCGTGCCATTATTGAAGATCAAACTGAATTGATCTGTCGATATCAGCCAGACGGAACTCTCACGTTTGTTAATGATGCTTACTGCCGCTATTTCCATAAGCAGCGTTCTGAGCTGATTGGTTACAGCTTTATGCCAGTAATTCCAGAAGAAGACCAAGCATTGGTTACCCAGAGTTTTAGTTTTCTAGGTGTAGAACAGCCTATTGTGACTCACGAACACCGAATTATTCTGCCTTGTGGAGAAAATCGCTGGCAACAGTGGACGAACCGAGCCTTGTTTGATGACTTTGGCAATATCCTGGAGTTTCAGGCTGTGGGACGGGACATTACAAAACTCAAGCAGGCTGAAGCTGAAATTGTTCAAGCTTTGGAAAGGGAAAGAGAACTGAGCGAATTGCGATCGGGATTTGTGTCTTTAGTGTCCCACGAGTTTCGCACACCCCTAACGACAATTCAATCCTCAGCGGAACTGCTTGAACGCTACAACCATAAATTATCCGAGGAGAAGAAACAAAATCACTATCGGCGCATTCAAAATGCCGTGCAACGGATGACTCAGTTGTTAGAAGATGTTCTGACGATTGGCAAAGCTGAAGCGGGAAAACTGAAGTTCACGCCGTCCCCCATCAATTTAGTCGCTTTTTGCTGTGACTTGGTTGAAAGTTTGCAAATGAGTGCAAAGCCGCAACATCAGCTTGATTTTGTGGTGATTGGTGAGGCTCGTGATGCCCAAATGGATGAAAAACTATTAAGTCATATTTTGACGAATTTACTCACTAATGCGATTAAATATTCCCCGGATGGAGGAACTGTTAAATTCGATTTAGTTTGCGATCGCACTTGGGTTATGTTCCGCATTCAAGACAGCGGAATTGGCATTCCCCCCCAAGATTTAGAGCGTTTATTTGAATCCTTTGGGCGAGCAAGCAATGTGGGTGCCATTCCTGGGACAGGATTAGGGCTAGCCATTGTTAAACGGTGTGTAGATTTGCACGAGGGCGAGATTACTGTGGAGAGTGAGGTTGGAGTAGGAACAACCTTTACTGTTACGCTGCCGTTACAGTCTTAA
- a CDS encoding Mut7-C RNAse domain-containing protein: protein MAKVVFRFHAELNDFLPPSQRQVSFTHVFKERCSIKDMIEALGVPHTEVDCIWVNAEAVDFSYIVQDGERIDVHPISTATNIIPVVSLRPPLPSILHFVLDVHLGKLASSLRLLGFDTLYRNDYDDEELAEISASQQRVLFTRDKGLLMRSRVTYGYYVRATNPEQQIIEVLRRFDLFGKILPFQRCIRCNGLLEPVSKESILNQLPHQTRLEIDEFHRCGECSQIYWRGSHYERMQQFIEGVLNAQESA, encoded by the coding sequence ATGGCTAAAGTAGTGTTTCGCTTTCACGCAGAACTAAACGACTTTTTGCCACCTAGCCAGCGACAGGTCAGCTTTACCCATGTTTTTAAAGAGCGATGCTCAATTAAGGACATGATCGAAGCCTTGGGTGTCCCCCATACGGAAGTGGACTGTATCTGGGTCAACGCCGAAGCGGTGGACTTTTCCTATATTGTTCAAGATGGCGAACGCATCGATGTCCACCCGATTTCTACTGCCACGAACATCATACCTGTAGTCTCTCTCCGACCGCCCCTGCCCAGTATCCTGCACTTCGTTCTAGATGTCCATTTAGGGAAATTAGCCTCCTCCCTGCGCTTGCTGGGCTTCGACACGTTATACCGCAACGACTACGACGACGAAGAATTAGCTGAAATTTCTGCCTCCCAACAACGGGTGCTATTCACTCGTGACAAAGGTTTATTGATGCGAAGTCGAGTGACCTATGGATACTATGTTAGGGCGACTAACCCAGAGCAACAGATCATCGAAGTCTTACGACGCTTCGACTTGTTTGGGAAAATCCTACCATTTCAAAGATGTATACGCTGCAATGGGTTATTAGAACCTGTATCAAAAGAATCGATCCTCAACCAACTCCCCCACCAAACCCGCTTAGAAATTGATGAATTTCATCGCTGCGGGGAATGTAGCCAAATTTATTGGAGAGGTTCGCACTACGAACGAATGCAGCAATTTATTGAGGGAGTACTTAACGCACAAGAGTCGGCTTGA
- a CDS encoding metallophosphoesterase family protein: protein MGLNFRFAVVSDPHIGLAHTIWDHPNRFHLVEVSIPALELILEHLNQQNIDFLLLPGDLTQHGERDNHAWLQKRLSQLPFPVYVVPGNHDVPNLLSNEHSIGLKDFPYYYHQLGYDNPDQLYYTTEILPGVQLIGLNSNQFDASGKQLGCLDEQQLVWLEQVLQESQDKLVLVMVHHNVVEHLPYQSRHPMGRRYMLDNAPALLKILKQAGVNLVFTGHLHVQDVAYHEGVYDITTGSLVSYPHPYRIFELRTDEQGQRWLQIESHRVTSVPGWENLPQKSRELMGDRSHPFMLKLLTTEPLNLPLADAEKLAPSLRYFWANIAAGDFLFDFPEFFPEARRYFEAFSAKSSDGEPALIDNHTTLLLK, encoded by the coding sequence ATGGGTCTAAATTTTCGCTTTGCGGTAGTGAGCGACCCGCACATCGGACTAGCTCATACCATTTGGGATCATCCCAATCGGTTCCATTTAGTGGAAGTTAGCATTCCAGCTCTTGAGTTGATTCTGGAACACTTAAATCAGCAAAATATTGATTTTCTGCTACTACCCGGAGACTTAACTCAGCATGGTGAAAGAGATAATCATGCCTGGTTGCAAAAGCGGTTGAGTCAATTACCTTTTCCGGTGTATGTGGTGCCAGGGAATCATGATGTCCCAAATCTACTGTCGAATGAACACTCGATTGGATTAAAAGACTTTCCCTACTATTACCATCAATTGGGCTATGACAATCCAGACCAGCTATACTACACCACTGAAATTCTACCGGGAGTCCAGTTAATTGGGTTAAATTCCAATCAATTTGATGCATCAGGTAAACAGTTAGGCTGTCTAGATGAACAGCAATTAGTCTGGCTTGAGCAAGTTCTGCAAGAGAGCCAAGATAAATTGGTACTGGTGATGGTACATCACAATGTTGTGGAGCATCTACCTTATCAATCTCGCCATCCCATGGGACGCAGGTATATGTTGGATAATGCTCCGGCACTGCTGAAAATCCTGAAGCAGGCTGGGGTCAATTTGGTGTTTACGGGTCACTTACATGTTCAGGATGTCGCCTACCATGAGGGCGTTTACGATATCACAACTGGTTCTCTCGTGAGCTATCCTCACCCTTATCGGATATTTGAGTTGAGAACGGACGAGCAAGGACAACGATGGTTACAGATTGAGTCTCATCGAGTGACGTCAGTGCCCGGTTGGGAGAATTTGCCTCAGAAATCACGAGAATTAATGGGCGATCGCTCCCATCCATTCATGCTGAAACTTCTTACCACTGAGCCGTTAAACTTACCCTTAGCAGATGCTGAAAAACTTGCCCCTAGCCTCCGCTACTTCTGGGCTAACATTGCTGCCGGTGACTTCTTGTTTGATTTCCCAGAGTTCTTCCCAGAAGCGCGTCGCTACTTCGAGGCATTTAGTGCGAAAAGCAGCGACGGTGAACCGGCTCTGATCGACAACCATACAACGCTGCTATTGAAGTAA
- the trmB gene encoding tRNA (guanosine(46)-N7)-methyltransferase TrmB, with translation MPKVRVRQHVNPLSKKYQTPVQPPLWNCVYAQPAQPLHLDIGCARGEFLLSMATLEPNWNFLGLEIREPLVEQANAKASELGLRNLYYLFGNVNNSLKPLLESVEVGMLRRVTLQFPDPWFKKRQAKRRVVQPELVDTLATYLMDRGEVFLQSDVEAVAVEMCDRFEAHPAFQKQGADLWLATNPLPVPTEREVSTLSRGEPVYRALFVRREL, from the coding sequence TTGCCCAAAGTCCGAGTCCGTCAACATGTCAATCCACTGAGTAAGAAATACCAAACGCCGGTTCAACCCCCGCTTTGGAACTGTGTTTATGCTCAACCCGCTCAACCCTTGCATCTGGATATTGGCTGTGCCAGAGGGGAATTTTTGTTGAGTATGGCAACACTAGAACCCAATTGGAATTTTTTGGGATTAGAAATTCGGGAGCCATTGGTAGAACAGGCTAATGCTAAAGCTTCAGAGTTGGGGTTAAGAAATCTCTACTACTTGTTTGGCAACGTTAATAATTCCTTAAAACCACTGCTGGAGTCTGTTGAGGTGGGGATGTTGCGGCGTGTTACACTGCAATTTCCTGACCCTTGGTTCAAGAAGCGGCAAGCCAAACGACGTGTGGTGCAGCCAGAATTAGTCGATACTTTAGCAACTTACCTGATGGATAGGGGAGAGGTTTTTTTGCAATCGGATGTTGAGGCGGTAGCGGTGGAAATGTGCGATCGCTTTGAGGCTCACCCAGCGTTTCAAAAACAGGGGGCTGATCTTTGGTTAGCCACTAATCCTCTGCCAGTTCCCACGGAACGAGAAGTCTCTACTCTTTCAAGGGGTGAACCGGTTTATCGTGCGCTGTTTGTTCGTCGTGAGCTTTGA
- a CDS encoding Calvin cycle protein CP12, with product MSNNIEEKIQQEREAARAACDINGAESGACAAAWDVVEELQAEAAHQRQKAPKKNAFEQYCDANPDADECRVYED from the coding sequence ATGAGCAACAACATTGAAGAAAAAATCCAACAAGAGCGCGAAGCAGCTAGAGCTGCTTGTGATATCAACGGGGCAGAGTCTGGTGCCTGTGCAGCAGCGTGGGATGTAGTAGAAGAACTGCAAGCTGAAGCCGCGCACCAACGCCAAAAAGCTCCCAAGAAAAACGCTTTTGAGCAATATTGCGACGCTAACCCAGACGCTGATGAATGTCGGGTGTACGAAGACTAA